A genomic region of Thiohalophilus sp. contains the following coding sequences:
- the serC gene encoding 3-phosphoserine/phosphohydroxythreonine transaminase yields MNRVFNFSAGPAMLPQEVLERAREEMLDWHGTGMSVMEMSHRGKEFMSIAEKASSDLRELMAIPENYEILFLQGGASSQFAMVPMNLLRGKTKADYINTGAWSKKAIGEAKKFCDVNLAATTEADGFSSAPEQKDLQLSGDAAYMHYTPNETIGGVEFNYIPETGDVPLVADMSSTILSRPIDVSKYGVIYAGAQKNIGPAGLTVVIVRKDLIGETLDKTPAMFDYQVHAENDSMANTPPTYGWYLAGLVFEWLKEKGGLEGMAEINKRKSDKLYNAIDSSDFYANPVKPDCRSWMNVPFILANPELDKTFLEEAAKQGLTSLKGHRSVGGMRASIYNAMPEAGVDTLVEFMADFEKRHG; encoded by the coding sequence ATGAATCGTGTATTTAATTTCAGCGCCGGTCCGGCGATGTTGCCCCAGGAAGTCCTGGAGCGCGCTCGCGAGGAAATGCTTGACTGGCACGGTACCGGTATGTCGGTGATGGAGATGAGCCATCGCGGCAAGGAGTTCATGTCAATTGCCGAGAAAGCCAGCAGTGATCTGCGTGAGCTGATGGCGATTCCGGAGAATTACGAGATTCTGTTTTTACAGGGCGGCGCCAGCAGCCAGTTCGCCATGGTGCCGATGAACCTGCTGCGTGGTAAAACCAAAGCCGACTACATTAACACCGGGGCCTGGTCGAAAAAGGCCATTGGTGAAGCGAAAAAATTCTGCGACGTCAACCTGGCGGCGACCACCGAAGCCGACGGTTTCTCCAGTGCGCCAGAGCAAAAAGATCTGCAATTGAGCGGTGATGCCGCCTATATGCATTACACCCCCAACGAAACCATCGGCGGGGTGGAGTTCAACTACATTCCCGAGACCGGCGATGTGCCGCTGGTGGCGGACATGTCCTCGACGATTCTGTCACGGCCCATCGATGTGTCGAAATACGGCGTGATCTACGCCGGCGCGCAGAAGAACATCGGCCCGGCCGGTCTGACCGTGGTCATCGTGCGCAAGGATCTGATCGGCGAGACGCTGGATAAAACCCCGGCCATGTTCGATTATCAGGTGCATGCCGAAAATGACTCCATGGCCAATACCCCGCCGACCTACGGCTGGTACCTGGCCGGGCTGGTGTTCGAATGGCTGAAAGAGAAGGGCGGTCTGGAAGGCATGGCCGAGATCAACAAACGCAAGTCGGACAAACTGTATAACGCGATCGACAGTTCCGACTTTTATGCCAACCCGGTCAAGCCCGACTGCCGTTCGTGGATGAACGTGCCGTTTATCCTGGCCAATCCCGAACTGGACAAGACCTTCCTCGAGGAAGCCGCCAAACAGGGACTGACCAGCCTGAAAGGCCACCGCTCCGTCGGCGGCATGCGCGCCAGCATCTACAACGCCATGCCCGAAGCCGGCGTCGATACCCTGGTCGAGTTCATGGCCGACTTCGAAAAGCGACATGGCTAA